GGTTTTTGCTAAAGATGGGTTTATGGAAGAAAGTTTATGTTTTTGATGCGCACCAAGTGTTTGGTACAATGTCACAGAGAGATAGAAGATGATAGTGACTAATGATAATGAAGCAGAAAGTAAGTAGGATTGTTTGGTAGATGTAGAAAGAGAGTTCTTCTTCATGAGACAGTTTAGGAGAATGAAAGGGTATGTGAAACCCATATTCTTAGTGAGACAAATAGGCCACAAATACCTCTGAGTGAGATCAACTAAGCTCTTCAAGTTCAAGAGAAACCTCTGAGTAAAGCAATGTGATACTTTCCAAGTATAGGCCTGAATAGATCTCACACTTAATTTGTTTTCCAGAAGAACAACAGCCCTTTGCCTACATCAAAAGAATCCTACCGGTCATCTCAAGTCATCTTCATCTGCCCATCTCAAGTCTTCTTCATATGTGCTTTCAAACTTAACGTAACTGCTCCTGCTCCATCCAAGCTAAGTTTGCGGGAGAGTATTGAAGCCTAAAGAAAAGCCCAACCTTATGATCCATTAAAAGCTTTTAGACTAGGGTTATagactcatatatatatgtcgTTAACAATTCTGAAATTGTAACCAAGGATGCCTTTCTAGCAGCCAAACCTTCATCTTTATGATTATCAATAAACAATGTATTTGTGCTTGGTGACAATCTCAAGTCTTCTTCTCTTTAGTTTCTTAGGGCATCTGCATCAGTGAACCCCATAGAAGGGTTTcacatagtatttttttattttttttttctgtttgatttttgtttaaaaaaaaaaattaattattcgGACCAATCGCGGGCTGCCACGTGCCGTGGGgcccgcgctacagtgatgaCTCGGGTTCAGTGCAGTGACCCTGCAAGAGACAGGTTCActccttttgtttattttaatatttttttttccgaaaactGTGTGAACTTCCCATGGAGTTCACTGATGCAGATGCTTTTAGTCTTTAAATAAAGCTCTCTAAgctatttctattttaataaagcTTTACAAAGCTATAATCTTTCTAGGTTTCTCAAATGTTATCATAAACAAATGCAACTAACTTTTTATGGTGATAGTCATTTTACAATAATCTTCTAACTTTTTTGTTCTGTTCTCTTCTTTGTTTGGATTGGACTATATATAGTGAGACAACTATATGTAACGTTTggtcaaaaaaaagaagacaattATACATGTTTGCTTTATGCCTTTATCGTCCTCATCGAGCTTCTCACTGTTCCGCTGTTCGATATGCAACAATTGTGTTCAAAGGCGGCAGAAAACACATGCATAGTCTTCCGACCAGAAACTCTAAAACAACCTTTAGGCTCCATGTTCAGTGTAGTtcttaatcaaatttttttttttttttgttgttgtaaacTAGTGCATCACACCGGAGAAGCATGAAAGACCAATCCCTTTTTCTTTGACGGCTAAGGTTTTTCGACCGAGAATAGCTACAAAGATATCTCATGTCATGGcaacaatttattatttatataactttCTTTACGCATAATGGAATGTTGTTATACTACAAAAAGCATACTCCAAATCTAAAATGATGTATACTGTGCAGTAAGTACACTAAccattcttttcattttttttcaaatttgtggTATAATTTCACATGCTTGACTCAACCCATTATATATTATCCGTAGTCTCATAGAAAAGACATTAAGATCGCCTATTCGATATGACGACGaatagctttaaaagtacacgTCTGTTTGAACCGAAATCTATCGATAAACAAGTAAAAAGAGGGGATGAGAACTCGTCGGTGGGGAAACAAAGACGTTTATTAGATCAAGGAATCGTTTGATTGTGTtacaaaagagaaaataaatggTAGAAAGTAAGCCGGCGAAAGCTAGTTCGCCGGAAGGTACAAGTCAACAAGAGTAAGATATAAAATCCTAATTTATAGCCGAAAGTATGTGTAGTGATTTGCGGATCCCTTCCTCATTATACCTCTCTCTCCTTTTATAGGCGGTCGCTCGTTAACCTACTCGACCTAATGGGCTTTTCGTTGATTGGACCGAGCTGTCGGGCCTTTATTTCGAGTCGTCGAACTGATTGCTTTCGGTCGCTCATCTGATCGACTAAAAATAGTCTCGAGTCGAGCCGAGACGGTGACTCGCGAGCCAGCGAGCCGAGTCTTCCTTACGTGGTTATGAGTCAGGACAGTTATCTTGTGGGTCTTTTGGAAGGGTCAGGCCCATACCCAACAACATCCACATaggtaacttttttttgtgtgtgcacAACACATTCACAGAGGTAACACAAGCTGGAAATTAGTCACTGATTCAGAGAAGGGAAAAGAGGCAGGATAAACTTGGATATGGGGTCAAGATTGCAGCCCAATATAGTACTTTTTTCATGGTGACAATGAAAGTGGGCTTTTAAAAGCCCATTTACCAGCAAAGCGACAAAATCATTccccaaaaaaaacacaaaggaTGACGACTCTCTTCAACATCGAGAAGACGATTTGATCGATTTCGAAGCTCTGATATCAAGTTTTTGGTGATCCCAAGAATGGCGGGACAGAATCCAAACATGGATCAATTCGAGGCGTACTTCAAGAGAGCAGATTTGGACGGAGATGGTCGGATCAGTGGAGCCGAAGCTGTTGGCTTTTTCCAAGGATCTGGCTTGCCCAAGCAAGTTCTCGCCcaggtttttttaaaaaaaaaaaaaatactattctTCGATTTCTTCAGCTTTCTGATTGTTTTACATAGAAAGATCTGATTTGGGTTATCCAAAAACCGCCTtaaattttggttattttatttgaattgatGCTCTATTCCGAGATTCTGAATAGCCTATGAACTTGCTTTAAAGGAGCAGCCTTTGCTAGGATCTGTTGTGTAgaagttataattttatgagAGTAAGATTCTGAGGGTTCCCTTGCTAGGATCTCATTGCTATTACGGAGAAAACTTAGTGGCATTTATTCTTTCAGATGGTTGTTTTAAATCTTCTCGTGTGGGATATAAGATTTTTTCCCttctttggaaattttcttGGGAGGTTCTGTTAAGTGATGTTTGCTATATAAAGTTGTCTACTGATCAGTTGTGTTCTGCATTTGTAGATATGGTTGCTTTCTGATAGGTCACGCAGTGGTTTCCTTGGTCGGCAAGACTTTTATAATTCTCTGAGGCTTGTTACAGTTGCACAGAGCAAGAGAGACCTGACACCTGAGATTGTTAATGCAGCACTCAATACTCCTGCCGCCGCCAAAATACCACCTCCCAAAATTAATCTCTCAGCTATTCCTGCACCTCAACCTAATCCTGCTGCTACCGCAGCTCGTCCGGTTGGCTCAACAGGTCATCAGAATGTGAGGTTTAGAGGACCAGGGGCTCCAAATGCGAATGCCAACCAGAATTATTTTCCACCTCAACAAAACCAGCAAGTGAGACCAAATCAAGTTGTCTCTGGGATGACTTCGCTTAGACCAACTGCTGCTGGTCCAGAACATAGACCAAATGCCTTACCAGGTCAATTTCAACCAGTTCCTGTTGGTAGTGTTAGTCCTCCTCCTCAGGCTGTTCCCACCAGTGCACCTGGTCCTGGTAGTTCACCGTTTAATCTTAATAACTTGTATGCTGGAAACACCAGCGGATACTCGTCAGGATTTGGAGGGGGCAGCTTAGTAGCACCTTCTCCTGGATTAAAACCAGAGTCACAGATTGATCCGAGAGCGCTGGTTGTATCTGGAAATGGAGGTGACATGTTTTCCTCGTTCCAGCAAAAACAAGAACCCACTCTGAGTAATTCTTCAATCAGTTCAGCTATTGTTCCTGCTTCTGCTGGAACTCAACCTCCAGTAAAGCCTAATGCTCTCGACTCCCTACAGAATACGTTCTCGATGCTGCCTTCTGGAAATCAGCCTCAGCAGCCAAGGCCAGCAGCAAGCTCACAGCAGCCAAGGCCTGCATTTAGCTCACAGCCGCCTGTAGTGTCTTCTCAAGGTCCATCCTCTGGTTTGCCGCATGCAAGTGCAGTTGGATCTGGCCATTCAGTTCCTGCTGGAAATAATCAGCCTCCGTGGCCAAAAATGAAGCCGTCCGATGTCCAAAAGTACACAAAGGTATTTGTTGGAGTTGATACTGACAAGGATGGAAAAATAACTGGTGAGCAGGCAAGGAATCTGTTTTTAAGCTGGAGGCTACCCAGGGGTAAATGCTCTTCTATCTTTCAGTCTACTTTACATAAAGAATTTAATTTTCCGTTCAACTGTCATCTCTCTTGAAATTAGATGCATTGAAGAATCTTTCTAAATTTTCTTCTCGTTGTcttatgttaaatttatttgCTACTCTAAGCTTATGTTTCTTGAATAAATATCTGGAAGTTATTATGCTATGAACTGCTTAAGTTAACATATTCTTTTTGATCGCATCCAGAGGTATTGAAGCATGTGTGGGAGTTATCTGATCAGGATAATGATACTATGCTTTCCCTGAGGGAGTTCTGCATTTCATTGTATTTGATGGAGCGGTATAGAGAAGGCCGTCCTCTCCCAACATCACTTCCAAGCAGCATCATGTATGATGAGACACTGTTATCTATCTCAGGTGCACCTAGTCATGGTTATGCAAATGCTGGATGGGGATCTGGTCAAGGTATTGCTCAGGTTTCATGCATTTTAGTAATCTTCTCCCTTTCCCTTATACTGTACTTCGTTATAAGTAAAATTTCTGTATTGCAAGGTTTTGTACAGCAGCCTGTGATGGGTCCGCGGCCAGTCACTCAGACTGGCACGAGACCACCAGTTCCTGCACCAGTCCCTCACCCTGGCAGTGGTATAGGACCTAATCAGCAAAGGAATCAAGCGCCAGCTTTGGATGATCCTTTTGCAAGTCACCTTGGTAACGGGCATTCTGCGAGCTCAAATCTTCAAGAAACAGCAACTGATGGGGAAAAGGTAATCATTTGCATTTTCATCTTAATTACGAAGCCTAAAAAAGCATTTTCAAAGCTTGGATAAGTTACTATTCCCTGTGCATTTTCTTGGATGCTTGTGAAACAATTGTTTCAAATCTCTGTAggttgaagaaaagaaaaatgcaTATATGGACTCCAGGGAGAAGCTTGAATATTACCGAACGAAAATGCAGGATATTGTGAGTACTCCATTATAAATTACTCTTGTTATTTGGTTAGAAGTAGTGGTGATTATCTTTCTCATGATGTCATTTTCTAGAGCAAGGTTCTTGTGAGATCCAGTTCTTCTaatgccattttttttttgtatttttcctcTCTCTATGTCAGGTCTTGTACAAAAGCAGGTGCGACAATAGATTAAATGAGATCTCTGAAAGGGCTTCAGCTGACAAGCGTGAGGTGCTTTTCATGTAAATAATTACTTTTCTCATTTCTTAGAGGCGATCTCTGTCTTATTCCAAGAACAATTTCTACTGCAGGCTGAAACGTTGGCAAAGAAGTACGAGGAGAAGTATAAGCAGGTTGCAGAATTAGGGTCAAAATTAACTATTGAAGAGGCCAGGTTCCGCGAGATTGAGGTATGGCTAATTCATTTTGGCTGGCACATAAAGTGGCAACACCTAATGTACATTCCAGccatatatttttcttcatttcttccATGTGCTTTTTCCTCCGATATCAGGCTTCTCGTTTTACCAAACAGTTAACGCTGTGGTGATAGGGCTTTGGTTAATGTTGTAATAGATCTCTCACGGAATTTTGTTAACCCATTCCAGGGGAGGAAGATGGAATTGAGTCAAGCAATTGTGAACATGGAGCAAGGTGGCAGTGCTGATGGTCTACTTCAGGTACATGGTCTCTATGTTTATGTGATGCCTACCCTATTGATTATCTTTTGTGCATGCCTGATTGATGCTTTAATGGGCATATTTAGGTCCGGGCTGACAGGATACAATCAGATCTAGAGGAGCTGATGAAGGCCTTAACTGAACGCTGCAAGAAACATGGGTTGGAGGTTAAGTCGAAGGCCCTTGTAGACCTCCCAGCTGGTACTATATATGATTCTTTCGCCTTGTAACTTCTTGCTTTCACTGCAGATGAATGCAAATTACATGcattttgtatataaacaaaTCATTTGGAAACTGACTGTGTTGTGACTTACAGGCTGGCAACCTGGACTTCAAGAAGGGGCAGCTCTTTGGGATGAAGAATGGGATAAGTTTGAAGATGAAGGTACAATTGGaaactgtttttcttttctattacTTATACAATTAGATATCTATTGCTAAGTACATAATCTTCCTATTGTTAGGATTTGGCAATGAGATTACTTTTGACAAATCAAAAGAGCAAAACTCGTCTGGCGAGAAGGAAAACGGAACGGTGGATGATGGTAGTGGACCACCTGATTCACCAACTCATTTGGACGAGAATTATGGACCTTTTTCAGAAACCTCAGACCGCCACCATGAGAGTGAAGATGATTCAGGCAGAAGTCCTAGGGACAGTCCTGTCTCTAGGACTGGTGATACTGAGATCCCTTCTCCAGATTCTCATGGAAAAAATTCTGAGTTCTTTGATGACTCGAATTGGGCAAGTGCATTTGACACTAACGATGATGTGGACTCAGTCTGGGGTTTTGATGCATCAAAAAGCCAGGTTAGTTCACATAATCCATTCCATAGTGTCTATTCAATAATCACAAGTGAATATATTCATCCACATTCTTCCGAGCTTAGGATTATAGTATTGTCATTCTCAGGATGGAGATTACTTTGGATCTGGTGGCGATTTTGGTGGAAACTCAGCGAGAGCAGATTCTCCAACTTCAAGAAGTTTCGGCGGTCAGAGAAAGAGCACATATGCATTTGATGATTCAGTTCCCAGCACTCCACTCTCGAGATTCGGCAACTCTCCTCCTCGGTTCAGCGACGCATCAGCCAGAGACAGCAACTTTGATAGCTTCTCCAGATTCGACTCCTTCAACACCAGTGAAGCTGGCGCCGGTTTTTCCTCCTCCCAGCCTGAGAGACTGTCTCGGTTTGATTCCATCAACAGCTCAAAAGACTTTGGTGGAGCTGCTTTCTCGAGGTTCGATTCAATCAACAGTAGCAGAGACTTTGGTGGTCCCTCGCTTTCAAGATTCGACTCCATGAATAGCACAAAGGATCATGGATACTCGTTTGATGACGCAGACCCGTTTGGTTCCACAGGTCCCTTCAAAGTCTCCTCTGATGATCAAAGCCCCAAGAAAAAGTCAGATAACTGGAATTCCTTCTAGCCAcaatatatgattatattatctttttttttctctctcccaTATTTTCTTGATGAACTTGTGattgtttcataaaaaaaaattataatttttttttcgccACAAATTCTGGTTTTTGGATGAGACAATAGCGTTAGACTATTTGTAATTTGTAAAGTCTTTCTTTGTATTGGTCTCTGTTATGTTCTTGTGAATTCATTTGGTTTATGTCATAAAAAACATTTGCTACTTTCGTCGTGGAAAACTTCTTCAATATTCCGAGTCTCGTCTCCAAAATATTTTGATCTTTCATTAGCCCAATGTCTGTAACGAATCAAAACAGATACAGTGAGTATGTGATTTGTTTACATTCTATCACTCTCTTTGAGGTCGGCTCCATTCCTGCTTCCGCTGAATCCAATCCATTGAGCGCATTTCAGGGGCAGCCTTTACTTCTTTGTGATGTGCTCAAAGGCAGCTAGCATAGATGACCGTGTGTTGGCTATTTCCACAAGAGCTGTCCTAATGCAAAGAGAAAGATGGATATTTGTTTCAGCTGAAACTTGgaatctttttatttatctgTGAGTATACTACTTGTGGTGGTGATGAATGTTTACCTGTCTCAAATGATAGTTGAGCGCCACGCAGCGTAGGCGAGACTAGACCTCCAAATACCCCGACAGAGACTTGGCTCGTTCTCTCTTAATCTGGTTATTAAGTAACACATCCAGATTAGTAAAACCCATGTTCTATAACCCAGTCAGTTGCTTAAGGCAGAGTCAGCTCATTATATCAGTGAAGCAGATTCATATAAACGAAACCTGTTCCCAGATTCAGTCCTAAATGTTAATTAAACGCGAAAGCAAAAACATCTAACAACAGAAACTGTAGCCTAACTGATACAAGTGTAGATTTTCCATGAATCTCCCGAGCTAGTGATACAATTTCATACTTGTATACAAtgttaaaatatgttttggtCTTTTGGAAGATTTCGAGCAAACTATTTAATAACTTTTTAGCTATGTCCAACTATAATAAAGTCATATTCCTCTTGTGGTAGAGatagataaaagaaaaaaaaatggtgagCGTGCAATAAACAAAGACGAGAAGAACcatgcaacaacaacaataagcGCGACTTTAACTATTAAACTTTCAAAGAACCATAACGACTAGTTCCATGCATACGACttcactcttcttcttttgttgatTCTCTCCACGTTAATTAACTTgtaagaagaataagaagattGCAACTCCATCTTCAGTGTGGTATCATCTTCATTCAACAATCTTTTTCCAACTCCCGTTTTCTTTTTCTGAGCATATGCTGAGATTGTATCAATAACTCTCATGATCATACCTAGACCGGACTTACCTTTATCATCAATCAGATCCACCTTCATGAGCTCCACGTTCTCATCTACTTCCATCGCAGCGGGAAAAGAAGACGGTGTAGACTCGTAACAGTCTGGACTAATACTATCGCACCTCTTTGGAATCGAACCCTTGAGGTTGGATTTGAAATAAGGATCGTTGGATATGTGGGAGTTGATAGATTTGTCCACACATTGCATTATCGCCAGAGATTTGTCATTCAGTTTGAAGAGAATCTCCTCGAGGAGATGAAAAGGTAAGCTATCCATGATCCAATTGTAGAGAGAGGAAGATGTTAGAAGAAAAGTATAGAGGAAGATGTATGTTAATGATTTTTATAGTgcgtatataatttataaagacATGGTTAATCCTAACCAAATAAGGAAATTAAGTTGGTGTTTCAGAAAACAACAAAGGAaagatattatgttttattaCATTGTTTCCAAAATAGTTAAAGACTTCGAAAACGACAGCGTTTCATAATTATCAGTCGGGGGTATAAATGTCATTTCAAGTAGTGAGGAGTTAAGATATGGATATATGGAGGGCTCTCTCGAGTTTGGTTTTGtggcatctctctctctctcgctctcgcTCTCGCTCTGTGTCAATGGCTACCATTAGTAGCTTACACATGTGTGCATCCGATCATCGCTCCCGTCTTCCTCGAATCTGTGAGACAGATCAACCACGAGCCACAAACCAAATCGTCACCTTTTCGTCTCCTATTTCCAGAAGAGACGCGAATCTTGTACTCCTCGGCTCGCTGCCGTTGACGAGCTTCGTCGTTCTACCGCCGAGTTCATCGGAGGCGAGAGAGAGACGGAGCAGAAAAGTTATCCCTCTCGAGGAGTATTCCACTAGCCGTTAAGTCCCTCCCTCGCCCTCTTCTTACCACTATCGGTTCGTAACAATTCAGAGACTTGAAAAAACAGAGTCCAAACCAACAAATTCTCTGATAAATCAATTGGGTATCGAGATTTTGACAATTTATTGATTAAAAGGAACTTGCTTTACTTGTGGGAGCAGTTTCTGGATACTGAAGTTACTGTTTACTCTGTTTCTTGCAGCTGAAGGGTTGAAGTACTATGACATTGAGGAAGGTAAAGGTCCAGTAGCCACAATAGGATCTACTGCTCAGGTTGAGATAAACCCCTCTTGATTACACTATATATCTAATTTCAAAGTCCTCGCCTTTACATTGTAATGAGCCTAGCCTGTCTTTAGGTGCATTTTGATTGCCGGTACAGAAGCATAACTGCAATCTCCACCAGAGAGTCCAAGCTCTTGGCTGGGAACCGTAGTATCGCTCAGGTTTACTACCTATCAAAGTTTTCTTCTCCTTGATGGTGGGTGTCgcttactttcttttttttggacaGCCTTATGAGTTCAAGGTGGGATCTACGCCAGGGAAGGAAAGGAAACGAGAGTTTGTGGATAATCCAAACGGGTTGTTCTCTGCGCAGGCTGCACCAAAGCCTCCTCCAGCAATGTATTTCATAACTGAAGGAATGAAAGTCGGTGGCAAGGTTAGAAAAACACAGCTCAACTCTTTTGCTTTCTAACACTTGCCTTGCAATGTGTCTAAGTAGTAGTGTTTGGTCTTGCAGAGAACTGTGATTGTTACTCCTGAATCTGGTTATGGTCAGAAAGGAATGAACGAGATACCGGTGAGAACCTACAAATTGTACATGAGGAAAGCTCCTTTTTAATGTGTGGTTTAATGTTTCTGGTTAAatagagaaaaacaaaacatgtatgtttgttttgttgcaGCCTGGAGCTACATTTGAGTTAAACATAGAGCTGCTTCAGGTGACTCCCCctgaagagaaagagaagtgAACAAGATTCTTCTGATAAGAGAAGTTTGAAGTTTTCACAAGCATGACCCAACATTTGTTTTAAGAAGATACTGTCTAAAGATACATTCGAGAAGAGAAactagagagaaaaaaaaagaatgtaaatTTTCGACTCCGGTACACTAAATAACCGGTATTGTTTGTTGGAGCAGCTGTTAAAAAGTAGCTTGCTCTTACGTGGCAGCTTCTTATTGGCTCAAAGGTGTTGATAGACTCCGAATGTGGTGTGGTCActaattaaaccaaaaatacCGAAATGGTATCAAACCGAATGTTGTGAACCGTAACTTtgtaaaccgaaccgaaccgaacctgaTGATAAGCCAACCAGCGACTAGGTAGGAGGAATCTAGTAGTTGGTGGTTCCGCAAAAGTGCCTTTGGTTCCCAAGAAAATCTagtgaaagagaaagagaagatggagaCTTCTCTGAGGTATTCAGCAAACTCCAGGTCTCTGAGAATCCATGCCAAAGAGAAGCTCTCGGTTTACTCCAAAACTCATTTGCAGGTAGCTCTCTAGCTTCCTCCGTCTCCTTCGAGTTAGTGTTTCAGCACTGTTCTTCTCAAAGCTTTGTAATTTCTTGCTTGAGTGGCCTCTTAGTTTCTTTCCTGGTCAAAAGCCTCTTGCTTGATATTTAAAGG
This region of Brassica napus cultivar Da-Ae chromosome C5, Da-Ae, whole genome shotgun sequence genomic DNA includes:
- the LOC125586903 gene encoding uncharacterized protein LOC125586903, whose amino-acid sequence is MDSLPFHLLEEILFKLNDKSLAIMQCVDKSINSHISNDPYFKSNLKGSIPKRCDSISPDCYESTPSSFPAAMEVDENVELMKVDLIDDKGKSGLGMIMRVIDTISAYAQKKKTGVGKRLLNEDDTTLKMELQSSYSSYKLINVERINKRRRVKSYAWN
- the LOC106421354 gene encoding epidermal growth factor receptor substrate 15-like — encoded protein: MAGQNPNMDQFEAYFKRADLDGDGRISGAEAVGFFQGSGLPKQVLAQIWLLSDRSRSGFLGRQDFYNSLRLVTVAQSKRDLTPEIVNAALNTPAAAKIPPPKINLSAIPAPQPNPAATAARPVGSTGHQNVRFRGPGAPNANANQNYFPPQQNQQVRPNQVVSGMTSLRPTAAGPEHRPNALPGQFQPVPVGSVSPPPQAVPTSAPGPGSSPFNLNNLYAGNTSGYSSGFGGGSLVAPSPGLKPESQIDPRALVVSGNGGDMFSSFQQKQEPTLSNSSISSAIVPASAGTQPPVKPNALDSLQNTFSMLPSGNQPQQPRPAASSQQPRPAFSSQPPVVSSQGPSSGLPHASAVGSGHSVPAGNNQPPWPKMKPSDVQKYTKVFVGVDTDKDGKITGEQARNLFLSWRLPREVLKHVWELSDQDNDTMLSLREFCISLYLMERYREGRPLPTSLPSSIMYDETLLSISGAPSHGYANAGWGSGQGFVQQPVMGPRPVTQTGTRPPVPAPVPHPGSGIGPNQQRNQAPALDDPFASHLGNGHSASSNLQETATDGEKVEEKKNAYMDSREKLEYYRTKMQDIVLYKSRCDNRLNEISERASADKREAETLAKKYEEKYKQVAELGSKLTIEEARFREIEGRKMELSQAIVNMEQGGSADGLLQVRADRIQSDLEELMKALTERCKKHGLEVKSKALVDLPAGWQPGLQEGAALWDEEWDKFEDEGFGNEITFDKSKEQNSSGEKENGTVDDGSGPPDSPTHLDENYGPFSETSDRHHESEDDSGRSPRDSPVSRTGDTEIPSPDSHGKNSEFFDDSNWASAFDTNDDVDSVWGFDASKSQDGDYFGSGGDFGGNSARADSPTSRSFGGQRKSTYAFDDSVPSTPLSRFGNSPPRFSDASARDSNFDSFSRFDSFNTSEAGAGFSSSQPERLSRFDSINSSKDFGGAAFSRFDSINSSRDFGGPSLSRFDSMNSTKDHGYSFDDADPFGSTGPFKVSSDDQSPKKKSDNWNSF
- the LOC106421373 gene encoding peptidyl-prolyl cis-trans isomerase FKBP18, chloroplastic — encoded protein: MDIWRALSSLVLWHLSLSRSRSRSVSMATISSLHMCASDHRSRLPRICETDQPRATNQIVTFSSPISRRDANLVLLGSLPLTSFVVLPPSSSEARERRSRKVIPLEEYSTSPEGLKYYDIEEGKGPVATIGSTAQVHFDCRYRSITAISTRESKLLAGNRSIAQPYEFKVGSTPGKERKREFVDNPNGLFSAQAAPKPPPAMYFITEGMKVGGKRTVIVTPESGYGQKGMNEIPPGATFELNIELLQVTPPEEKEK